TGTCCGCTTCACGACGGATTCACCCTGTGTTCGTCATTTTCGATCGTCTTTCGCGGCGCGCGCCGAGACGTCGGAAGAAAGGACTTGCGCACATGATCCGGACGGGAGCATCTTGGCAGAATGATCAGGCTGCGACCCGCCCCCGTCCGTTGGCGAGCGGCCTCGTGACGGAGAGGGAGGACAACGATGGCACTGGCTAAGCCGAGGATCAGCCGCCCTGGGCCGGGTACGGCCGAGTGGCAACGTCTGGAAGAGGATGCCCGCCGCGAGCGACACTGGAAGCGCTGGGGGCCCTACCTGAGCGAACGGGCGTGGGGGACGGTGCGCGAAGACTACAGTCCCTACGGGACGGCCTGGGAATTTTTCCCGCACGACCATGCGCGGTCGAAAGCCTATCGGTGGAACGAGGACGGGCTCGGCGGTTTCTGCGACAGGCATCAGATGATTTGTTTTGCCTTGGCCTTGTGGAACGGTCGCGACCCGATCTTGAAAGAACGGCTGTTCGGCCTGACCGGAAACGAAGGCAACCATGGCGAGGACGTCAAAGAATATTACTTCTATCTGGATTCGACGCCGACCCATTCCTACATGCGGTGGCTCTACAAGTATCCGCAGGCGGCCTTCCCCTACGCCCGTCTGGTCGAAGAGAACAGGCGACGCAGCCGGCAGGACCTGGAATTTGAGCTGTTGGATACCGGTGTCTTCGACGAGGATCGCTATTTCGATGTCTTTGTGGAGTACGCCAAAGCGACGCCGGAAGATCTGTTGATCCGCATTCAGGCGGTGAATCGCGGGCCTGAAGCTGCGGAATTGACCATCTTGCCCACCATCTGGTTCCGCAACACCTGGTCGTGGGGCCTTGATGTCCGGCGACCTAGGCTCCGCGAAGGCGATCCCGTCCGGGGCACGAGCGTAATCGAGTTCACGCACGACTATTACGGGTATCGGCGCCTGCTCTGCGAGGGCCGGCCGGACCTGCTCTTTACGGAAAACGAAACGAACACGCGCCGGCTCTACGGCGATCCGGACGGCGCGCGGTACGTGAAGGACAGCATCAACGACTATATCGTGCACGGCGACAAGGAAGCGGTGAATCCCGACCAGATCGGCTCGAAGGCTGCGGCGCGCTACGTGGTGACCGTCGAGCCCGGAGGGACCGTCACCCTGCGCCTTCGCTTTACCGATTCGACCGACAATGACTCGCTGACAGGTGAGGTCTTCGAGTCCGTCTTCGCCGAGCGCGAGCAGGAGGCCGATGAATTCTATGACAGCCTGGCGCCCAGCGGCCTCTCGGAAGATGCCCGGCTGGTCCAGCGACAGGCGTTCGCCGGGCTCCTCTGGAGCAAACAGTTCTATCATTATGAAGTCGCCCGATGGCTGAAGGGCGATCCGGCCGGGCCGGAGCCGCCGAGGGAGCGATTGAAGGGACGCAACTGCGAGTGGACGCACCTGTACAACGCCGACGTTATTTCCATGCCGGACAAGTGGGAGTATCCCTGGTACGCCGCCTGGGACCTGGCGTTTCACTGCATCCCCTTGGCGCTCGTCGATCCGACGTTCGCCAAAGAGCAACTGATCCTCATGCTGCGCGAGTGGTACATGCATCCGAACGGGCAGATCCCCGCCTACGAGTGGGCGCTCGGCGACGTGAATCCGCCGGTTCATGCCTGGGCCGCGTGGCGCGTCTATAAAATCGAGAAGAAGCGCAAAGGCGTGGGCGACCGTGTCTTCCTCGAACGGGTCTTCCACAAACTGCTCTTGAATTTCACTTGGTGGGTCAACCGCAAGGATGCGGAAGGGAAGAATATCTTCCAGGGCGGATTTCTCGGGCTGGACAATATCGGCGTGTTCGACCGCAGTGCGCCGCTTCCGACCGGCGGGCACATCGAACAGTCCGACGCGACGAGCTGGATGGGCATGTACTGCCTGAACATGCTGGCGATCGCGCTCGAGCTGGCCAAGGAGAACCGCGCGTATGAGGACGTGGCCAGCAAGTTCTTCGAACACTTCGTGTACATCTGCCGCGCGATCAACAACATCGGCGAGGAACACATCGAACTGTGGAACCGGGACGACGGCTTCTTCTACGATGTCCTCCATCTGCCCGACGGGCGCAACTTTCCGCTGAAGGTCCGGTCGCTGGTCGGTCTGATTCCGCTCTTTGCGGTCGAGACGCTGGACTCCGAGTTGGTGGACCGCCTGCCCCGGTTCAAACACCGGATGCAATGGTTCATGGAGAACCGTCCGGATTTCGCGGCGCATGTGGAAACGCAAAGCCTGGACGGCAGCGTGCGGCGATTCTTGTCGCTCGTGAATCGCCGGCGGCTCCAGAAGGTCCTGCGCTACATGCTGGACGAGCAGGAATTTCTCTCTCCCTACGGGATCCGCGCGTTGTCTCGATATCACCGCGACCATCCCTATACGCTTTCGGTCATGGGCATGGAGTACCGGGTGGATTATGAACCGGCGGAATCCACGACCGGCTTGTTCGGCGGAAACTCCAACTGGCGCGGCCCGATCTGGTTCCCGGTGAATTATCTCATCAT
The DNA window shown above is from Nitrospirota bacterium and carries:
- a CDS encoding glucosidase, with the translated sequence MALAKPRISRPGPGTAEWQRLEEDARRERHWKRWGPYLSERAWGTVREDYSPYGTAWEFFPHDHARSKAYRWNEDGLGGFCDRHQMICFALALWNGRDPILKERLFGLTGNEGNHGEDVKEYYFYLDSTPTHSYMRWLYKYPQAAFPYARLVEENRRRSRQDLEFELLDTGVFDEDRYFDVFVEYAKATPEDLLIRIQAVNRGPEAAELTILPTIWFRNTWSWGLDVRRPRLREGDPVRGTSVIEFTHDYYGYRRLLCEGRPDLLFTENETNTRRLYGDPDGARYVKDSINDYIVHGDKEAVNPDQIGSKAAARYVVTVEPGGTVTLRLRFTDSTDNDSLTGEVFESVFAEREQEADEFYDSLAPSGLSEDARLVQRQAFAGLLWSKQFYHYEVARWLKGDPAGPEPPRERLKGRNCEWTHLYNADVISMPDKWEYPWYAAWDLAFHCIPLALVDPTFAKEQLILMLREWYMHPNGQIPAYEWALGDVNPPVHAWAAWRVYKIEKKRKGVGDRVFLERVFHKLLLNFTWWVNRKDAEGKNIFQGGFLGLDNIGVFDRSAPLPTGGHIEQSDATSWMGMYCLNMLAIALELAKENRAYEDVASKFFEHFVYICRAINNIGEEHIELWNRDDGFFYDVLHLPDGRNFPLKVRSLVGLIPLFAVETLDSELVDRLPRFKHRMQWFMENRPDFAAHVETQSLDGSVRRFLSLVNRRRLQKVLRYMLDEQEFLSPYGIRALSRYHRDHPYTLSVMGMEYRVDYEPAESTTGLFGGNSNWRGPIWFPVNYLIIESLQKFHYYLGDGFKVEYPTGSGRLAPLNHVAAELSRRLTHIFLRGADGRRPVFGGARKFQEDPHWRDLILFYEYFHGDNGAGIGAGHQTGWTALVAKLIQQSGE